In a genomic window of Pseudomonas mohnii:
- a CDS encoding YeeE/YedE family protein — translation MNVDWLNFTPWSSLAGGALIGLAASLFVVANGRIAGISGLIGSLLQRGSEGVSEKALFLLGLLIAPLLWGMFTALPQIEFKSGGVGLIVAGVLVGIGTRYGSGCTSGHGVCGLSRLSPRSMVATACFMFSGFVTVFVLRHLLGG, via the coding sequence ATGAATGTCGACTGGCTCAACTTCACTCCCTGGTCATCCCTTGCCGGTGGCGCATTGATTGGTCTGGCGGCCAGCCTATTCGTCGTCGCCAACGGGCGTATCGCAGGCATCAGTGGCCTGATCGGCAGTCTTTTACAGCGAGGGAGCGAGGGGGTGAGTGAGAAAGCACTTTTTCTCCTGGGCCTGCTCATCGCGCCGCTTCTATGGGGCATGTTCACCGCGCTGCCACAGATTGAGTTCAAAAGTGGCGGGGTCGGACTGATCGTCGCCGGTGTATTGGTGGGCATCGGCACCCGATACGGATCAGGTTGCACCAGTGGCCATGGGGTCTGCGGCCTATCGCGCCTTTCGCCGCGATCGATGGTCGCCACGGCGTGTTTCATGTTCAGCGGTTTCGTCACGGTGTTTGTCTTGCGTCATCTGCTGGGGGGTTGA
- a CDS encoding MBL fold metallo-hydrolase, with product MSVKLHVEGFFDSATNTVSYLVLDEATRHCALIDSVLDYDPKSGHTGTTSADQLIARVNELNARVDWILETHVHADHLTAAPYLQEKLGGKIGIGNQISTVQEVFGTLFNTAGEMPRDGSQFDHLFVNDEPFTIGTLQCHALHTPGHTPACMTYVISDGTETAAFVGDTLFMPDYGTARCDFPGGNARTLFQSINKVLSLPANTLLYMCHDYQPGGREVQFVSTVADQRDHNVHVRNGISEEEFVAMRTKRDASLEMPTLILPSVQVNMRAGHFPEPEANGTRYLKIPLNVA from the coding sequence ATGAGTGTAAAACTTCACGTCGAAGGATTCTTCGATTCTGCTACCAATACCGTCAGCTATCTTGTGCTGGATGAGGCGACCCGCCACTGCGCGTTGATCGACAGCGTACTGGATTACGACCCAAAGTCCGGCCACACCGGCACAACCTCTGCCGACCAATTGATTGCGAGGGTGAACGAACTCAATGCGAGGGTCGACTGGATTCTCGAGACCCACGTCCACGCAGACCACCTGACGGCAGCGCCCTACCTGCAGGAAAAGCTTGGTGGGAAAATAGGCATCGGCAACCAGATTTCGACGGTGCAGGAGGTGTTTGGCACGCTGTTCAATACCGCTGGCGAGATGCCCCGCGATGGAAGTCAGTTCGATCACCTGTTCGTCAATGACGAGCCGTTCACCATTGGCACGCTGCAATGCCACGCACTCCATACACCTGGCCATACGCCGGCCTGTATGACTTATGTGATCAGCGACGGCACCGAAACGGCTGCATTCGTTGGCGATACCTTGTTTATGCCCGACTACGGTACTGCACGCTGTGACTTTCCCGGCGGCAACGCGCGCACGTTGTTCCAGTCAATCAACAAGGTGCTGAGCCTGCCGGCCAATACGTTGCTCTACATGTGCCACGACTATCAGCCGGGTGGCCGCGAGGTGCAATTCGTCAGTACCGTCGCCGACCAGCGCGACCACAACGTTCATGTGCGTAACGGCATCAGTGAGGAGGAGTTTGTGGCGATGCGCACAAAGCGTGATGCATCGCTGGAAATGCCGACACTGATCCTGCCTTCGGTTCAGGTCAACATGCGCGCCGGGCACTTTCCCGAGCCTGAAGCGAACGGAACGCGCTACCTGAAAATCCCGCTCAACGTCGCCTGA
- a CDS encoding sulfite exporter TauE/SafE family protein, producing the protein MIVVLLLGLTVGVILALTGAGGGILAVPLLVFGAGLSMAEAGPIGLLAVGLAATLGAVMGLKNGTVRYKAALLTAGAGIVCSPLGLWLAQRTPNRPLTIMFAFVLMYVAFRVYQRSLSPSTESKTPVTSKPPPCLLDVNRGKLNWTGPCAWALTLSGIVAGGLSGLLGVGGGFVMVPALQRYTNLTAQSVLATSLAIIALVSISGVAASSAAGHLQWAVAIPFSSGALVGMVGGRLIAARLAGPHLQRGFAAVSIVVAVALLVKAI; encoded by the coding sequence ATGATCGTCGTCTTACTGCTTGGGCTCACTGTCGGGGTCATTCTGGCGCTGACCGGTGCCGGAGGGGGCATCCTGGCTGTTCCGTTACTGGTGTTTGGAGCGGGACTGAGCATGGCCGAGGCAGGGCCAATCGGTTTACTGGCTGTCGGTTTGGCCGCGACCCTGGGTGCCGTGATGGGACTCAAAAACGGCACCGTCCGCTATAAAGCTGCGCTTTTAACGGCAGGGGCGGGGATCGTATGTTCCCCTCTTGGCCTTTGGCTGGCGCAGCGCACGCCTAACCGTCCATTGACGATCATGTTTGCCTTCGTGCTGATGTACGTTGCGTTCCGTGTGTATCAACGATCGCTATCACCCTCCACGGAGTCGAAGACCCCCGTTACATCCAAGCCGCCGCCGTGTCTATTGGATGTGAACCGAGGAAAACTCAACTGGACGGGTCCGTGTGCATGGGCACTCACGCTCTCCGGCATTGTCGCGGGAGGGCTGTCCGGCTTGCTCGGCGTGGGCGGTGGCTTTGTGATGGTGCCGGCGCTCCAGCGATACACCAATCTGACAGCGCAGTCGGTGCTTGCAACGTCTCTTGCCATTATTGCGCTGGTTTCAATTTCCGGCGTTGCTGCAAGCTCTGCGGCCGGGCACTTGCAGTGGGCAGTGGCCATTCCGTTTTCCTCTGGCGCATTGGTCGGAATGGTCGGCGGACGTCTGATCGCGGCACGGCTGGCGGGCCCACACTTACAACGAGGCTTCGCCGCCGTTTCCATCGTGGTGGCGGTGGCCTTGCTGGTGAAAGCCATTTAG
- a CDS encoding bifunctional protein tyrosine phosphatase family protein/NAD(P)/FAD-dependent oxidoreductase, giving the protein MDIRHLAPGLSVSEQIFPNQLAELKEAGFRTVVCNRPDGEGSDQPLFAEIKRAAEAVGIEAHYLPAESGKVTDEQGIAFGKLLESLPKPVLAYCRSGMRSTTMWALSQAGKQSLPYIVETAKKAGFDMKGVIRRIANQGRTPVEVAEAQHAVVIIGGGAAGIAAASSLLAREPGLDVAIIDPADVHYYQPGWTLVGGGVFDAPQTVRTMGTTIPHGVHWIKSAVAAFEPERNAVILDGCRVVKYEQLIVCPGLKLNWHAIEGLSDTLGRNGVTSNYLYHLAPYTWELVQQLRGGRAVFTQPPMPIKCAGAPQKAMYLSADHWKRSGVLHNVEIEFCSAGAVLFGVPDYVPALMEYIKAYGIDLNFGNTLTRVNGPARTATFNCVNPDGSAHVVTRDFDMLHVVPPQIAPDFIRISPLADAAGWIDVDPATLRHKSWANIHALGDAANSSNAKTAAAARKQAPVVAHNVLAAMGKAKGSAHYDGYGSCPLTVERGKIVLAEFTYGGKVAPSFPSWLIDGTRPSRLAWLLKERILPPLYWKGMLKGREWMAKPEMADV; this is encoded by the coding sequence ATGGACATTCGCCACCTTGCGCCCGGACTGTCGGTATCCGAACAGATTTTTCCCAACCAATTGGCTGAACTAAAGGAAGCGGGTTTTCGCACCGTCGTGTGTAACCGTCCCGATGGCGAAGGCAGTGATCAGCCCTTGTTTGCCGAAATCAAACGAGCCGCCGAAGCGGTCGGCATTGAAGCGCACTACCTTCCTGCGGAATCAGGCAAAGTCACTGATGAGCAAGGTATTGCCTTCGGCAAGCTCCTTGAATCGCTTCCAAAACCCGTGTTGGCCTATTGCCGTTCCGGCATGCGCTCGACAACGATGTGGGCCCTGTCACAAGCGGGCAAACAATCCCTGCCATACATCGTCGAGACGGCCAAAAAAGCCGGGTTCGATATGAAAGGCGTCATTCGCCGGATTGCCAACCAGGGGCGTACGCCGGTCGAAGTGGCTGAGGCGCAGCATGCCGTGGTCATCATCGGCGGCGGTGCGGCAGGTATCGCGGCGGCATCCAGTTTGCTGGCGCGAGAGCCTGGGCTCGACGTCGCCATCATCGATCCGGCAGATGTGCACTACTACCAGCCAGGCTGGACACTTGTCGGCGGTGGCGTCTTCGACGCGCCCCAAACTGTGCGCACGATGGGTACGACCATCCCCCACGGTGTGCATTGGATCAAATCGGCGGTCGCCGCTTTCGAACCCGAGAGAAATGCCGTCATTCTCGATGGGTGCAGAGTCGTTAAATACGAACAACTGATCGTGTGCCCTGGTCTGAAGCTCAATTGGCATGCCATCGAGGGGTTGTCGGACACCCTGGGCCGCAACGGTGTGACTTCAAACTACCTGTATCACCTTGCCCCCTATACGTGGGAACTGGTGCAGCAACTGCGTGGTGGCCGGGCAGTTTTCACGCAACCGCCCATGCCGATCAAATGTGCCGGGGCGCCGCAAAAAGCCATGTACCTGTCTGCCGATCATTGGAAACGTAGCGGTGTACTGCACAACGTCGAGATCGAGTTTTGCAGCGCCGGCGCGGTGTTGTTCGGGGTTCCCGACTATGTGCCCGCACTGATGGAATACATCAAGGCCTATGGTATCGACCTGAATTTCGGCAACACACTCACCCGCGTGAATGGACCGGCACGGACCGCGACGTTCAACTGCGTTAATCCGGATGGCAGCGCCCATGTCGTGACGCGTGACTTCGATATGCTTCATGTGGTGCCACCACAGATCGCGCCGGATTTCATTCGGATCAGCCCCCTCGCTGACGCGGCCGGCTGGATTGATGTCGACCCTGCCACTTTGCGCCATAAAAGCTGGGCCAATATTCACGCGCTCGGAGACGCTGCCAACTCCAGCAACGCCAAAACTGCGGCTGCAGCACGCAAACAGGCGCCAGTCGTTGCCCATAATGTGTTGGCGGCAATGGGTAAAGCGAAAGGCAGCGCCCATTATGACGGTTATGGCTCCTGCCCGCTGACGGTCGAACGCGGCAAGATCGTACTGGCTGAGTTCACCTATGGCGGCAAGGTCGCCCCCAGCTTTCCATCCTGGCTGATTGACGGTACCCGGCCATCGAGGCTGGCATGGCTGCTCAAGGAGCGGATTCTTCCACCGCTGTATTGGAAGGGAATGCTCAAGGGCCGTGAGTGGATGGCGAAACCCGAGATGGCTGACGTATGA